The nucleotide sequence GCGGGATTAATCAGCGCGCGCGCAAGTCAAACCGGAGCAGGTGGCAGTGCACGGCCGGGATTAAACCCCGCACTGCTCACGGCTCATTATCGCCATGAGATCTTGGTCAGAAAGGCTGTGGAATTGTGTGTAGGTACTCTCTTCTTCCTCGCGTCGGTTCTACTACTCCGGACAGCAGGTAGCTGCCGGCGGGTCCAAAGCGGTCAACAAGgcgggcccaccaccttgccattTGGTCGTGGTGGTCGTAGTTAGTGGGACGCTCTCTCTGTCCTGTCCGTCTCGCTTCGCTTTCTCCATTGCTACACTTCTACTGCTACTTTTGCTTGCTTTACATTGTTTTCTTCTCGTAAAGTCGGCATGTGCCCATACGTCCTGACCTGTTATGCACGCACCACCGAGGCCAGGAGCGGGAGCTGCTTTGGGGAAAAGCAAAGGAGGTGCGCCGGTGGGTTGGACTGCCGGCCGGCCATCCGCCGCCGGCGCACCACCCCGGTTCCGGAACGGAATGGTCAACTGGACAGTCTAATCGCTGGTGGCTCCTTCCTTGTGCTGCTGGACGCATGACAACGACGTCTCCTTTGACCCGAACCAGATGCCAGATCACTAGTAGCGGCAGGGAACGCTTCAAGGCACATAAATGTAAAAGAAAAATTCAAAGTTGCAATAATTCTACGACTACAAGTCACAGCTCGATGTGACATGACGGCTTGTTCTTGTGTTCCTCGACACTGCAATCTCTCTGAATCTACACGAACAagtacacgggggggggggggggggggggggggggcactgccCCCCCTCTGATTCTACGACATTGAAGAAGATACTCTGACTCTTGCGGCCTTGTCAGGGAATTTAATCACAGACACTGAGGAGAATTCTGGCAGAATTCCTTGTTCCATCCTGTGTCAGGCTGGATGCTTACATAGATTTGGCAAGAATTCTGAATGGTGCAACCACTATTAGTACAGTAGATGGTTCGTACCTTAGCGGAAATTAAGCTTTAGTGCAACTTAAAAGAGAGAGATCCCGGGCCAGTGATGGGCATGCCGTTTCCATGAATGAGAGGAAAGAAAGGAATGAGAAAGATTTTCCGCAAATTAACTGCATGAAACGGACACAGTTAATTCTGAGAGTAAATTAGGCACAATTAGCACCGATCCACCAAGAACAGGACAGGGGAGGGGAGGAGCTCAAAGAGTGTGATCCTTTTCCGTTCCTTCGCGAGCCGTCGCTCAAGCAAGCGAGCAAAAATTACAACATACTAGCACCGAGGACGAGCTACTCCGGACAATTCAGTAATATGCCATGCGCGCTCCACGCGCGGGCTGGATCGCTTCACTCCGACGACGGCGCGGTGGCGGAGGCCATCCGGGGGGAGGTGACGGGGAACAGCGGCAGCAGGCGCGGCGGgggctcgccggcgccgccccgcggcGACGGGTGCAGGAAGAAGCCCTTGCGCGCGATGGCCGCGCGCTCCGCGGCCGCCTCCTGCTCCGCCGGGGACGCGGACGCGGACCGGTTGAAGGGGTCGGACACCAGCGGCGTGACGGGGCTGAGCGCCAGCGACGGGAAGTCGAGCACGCTGGGCGACAGCAGCTCCGGCAGCGCCTTCCTCGGCGACGCCCCCGCGGCGGCCGCCATGGCGAGCGGCGCGATCATCTTGAGGTTCTTCATGCTGCTCCGGCGCTCGTAGAGCTTGAACGCCGGCTTCTTGGGCCGGCACGGCGCGCCGGCCTTGCTGTTGGCGGCCGCGGGGGGCCTCTGGCTCTGGGCCTGCGGCTGCGAGGACGGCGGAGGCATGTCGGCGCCGGTGAGCA is from Triticum aestivum cultivar Chinese Spring chromosome 1B, IWGSC CS RefSeq v2.1, whole genome shotgun sequence and encodes:
- the LOC123140248 gene encoding VQ motif-containing protein 4 yields the protein MEVAAPKQLLPMAPRDPNSPSSSTSSSSPSSAASPSSHRPSPLPPSPRPVPRTIDTTPFPTTFVQADTASFKQVVQMLTGADMPPPSSQPQAQSQRPPAAANSKAGAPCRPKKPAFKLYERRSSMKNLKMIAPLAMAAAAGASPRKALPELLSPSVLDFPSLALSPVTPLVSDPFNRSASASPAEQEAAAERAAIARKGFFLHPSPRGGAGEPPPRLLPLFPVTSPRMASATAPSSE